GAGAAATCTCCTTTTTAAAGAAAggcaaagcaagtttctagcccctttTTTTggggtgggtagccgtgttggtctgcagtagaacagaggatctgagtccagtggcaccttagagactaacgaaatttccagggtataagctttcgagacacAGAGCTTCCTGCTTCAGAGACAAgtgaagaagaagggagctctgactttcgaaagcttatgcccagAAAACTGTCGCTGATTTCTGGCTCATAGGATTGATGAGATCAGCGATGCCTGTACCCGCAATGCCAAATAAAGCCAGAAGGGGAAGTGGGCTGGGGCccccgtttttttttttctgtcatCTCTCCATGgcagaagaaattatggaaataAGCCCAGAGATGCACATTTGTGAAAGATAGTTTATTGAAATGGCAGGTTTGGGGAGGCCATTTGTTCCCTCCTTGCCCCGCAAAATACACACACAGCCTGGGAGGCCGTCATTGGAAGGATCCCCCTCTGCTCAGACGGGGAGAGGCCAGAAGTGCTTTTTTTAGAAGGAAGCGGCCGCAGAACGCCCCTTGGGCTCGCATCTCTCCATCTCATCTGTAGGAGAGGAACACACGTGTGCAGCCAAGAGCACAGATGAGCCACAGGTTACAAACCAAGGCCAGACCTCTCTGGGTAAGCGAGCTGACAGACACAGTCTCAAGCAAGAAGGTATTTTAGGTGCAGCGGTTGAAGAGGAGGGCCACTGGGGATCCATTTTGAGAAAGTCAGGAAGGAAGTGTgagtgagtggggaggggggggactggGAAATGAGCTCTGAAGAAGCACGAActcaccctccccccacccaggtaCAGAataagaaagcccccccccccccaaggcagaTTCGTCATCAGCAGCCCTTAGGAAGCCAGCGGTTATCTCAGTTCCACTGGCCAGAGACTCCTGTACAGAGGCAGAGGGGCTCTCCAGTTGGGTGCCCAGCGCCTGTTCCCATGGGTAGAGGGGCAGCGGCCCCTGGCCTCCTCCCCTTGCCTTCCCGGGCTGTCCATCCCACCAAGCATGTCTGACAAACCTTCACATTAGCCAGAGCTTTTGTGGAAGCCCAAGGCAGAAAGGAGCCCCGCGCAGCCATGCAGGCAGCACGCCATCAATGCAGGAGCCTTATCTCAGACAAACAAAGCATCTATGAGTGCCAAGAGGGCTGCTCAGCCATTTCTTATTAACCGGGACTATTATCATCTCCATAGTGGTGTGTCCAGGTGAGCTTATCCTTTCTGAGAAGGAAACAGGCTGGGGAGCAGGAGCTGCCAAAACGGTAGAGTCAGGCAATGTCTTGACATCACTGGGGGAGGAAACCAAGATGGGGAGCTGTGGGtcgtgggtgggggggaggcctgCCCGGTCGAGatctccgggggtgggggggcgcgtGTTGCAGCGTCCTTCACAACAGCACACAGGGTTTTTTGGGCTTGGCAGGAGTAGGGCTGAGGACCGCTCTCACAGCCTCCGTGAAGACATCTTTGATCCCATCTTGGTTGAGCGCGGAGCATTCCAGGTACTTGATGGCGTGGATCTGCTTGGCGAGGCTGATGCCCTGCTGCGTGGTGATAGGCGACTGGCTCTGCTCCTTCAGCTTCTTCAAGGTATCCGGGTTGGTCCGGAGGTctttcttggtgcccaccaagAGGATTGGCACGTCGGGGCAGTGATGGCACACCTCCGGATACCACTTGTGCTTCACGTTCTCATAGGAGGGCGGGCAGGCGATCGAGAAGCAGATAATGAAGACGTTGGTCTGTGGGTAGGAGAGTGTCCGGAGGCGGTCGTATTCCTCCTGGCCAGCCGTGTCCCACAAGTTAAGGTTGATAGTCCTGCCGTCTACCGTGTTCTGGGCACTGTAGTTGTCGAAGACGGTGGGGATGTATTCGTTGGGGAAGGCGTTGGTCGTGTAGCAGATCAGGAGACAAGTTTTGCCCACGGCTCCGTCACCCACCACCACGCACTTGATGCTCTGCATCGCAGCAGCTGAGAGCTCCTTCTCTTGATGCTGCCTCAGCAACCTATAGGAGAGGAGGACACGGTCAGGGGGAACGAGGA
The DNA window shown above is from Eublepharis macularius isolate TG4126 chromosome 3, MPM_Emac_v1.0, whole genome shotgun sequence and carries:
- the RHOG gene encoding rho-related GTP-binding protein RhoG, with product MQSIKCVVVGDGAVGKTCLLICYTTNAFPNEYIPTVFDNYSAQNTVDGRTINLNLWDTAGQEEYDRLRTLSYPQTNVFIICFSIACPPSYENVKHKWYPEVCHHCPDVPILLVGTKKDLRTNPDTLKKLKEQSQSPITTQQGISLAKQIHAIKYLECSALNQDGIKDVFTEAVRAVLSPTPAKPKKPCVLL